In one window of Posidoniimonas corsicana DNA:
- a CDS encoding PSD1 and planctomycete cytochrome C domain-containing protein, with protein sequence MQLRFSWLLVAILVAGSGSRAATAGGGFSGEQLEFFETKVRPLLAEHCYACHSAKTGKTKGGVRLDHRDMLITGGDSGPAIVPGEPDASLLLEAVRYESYQMPPTGKLPDQDIQTLARWVAMGAPWPEEPLPQLNSDEKAFDLPARREAHWAWQPVEAPTPPAVADPQWPADPIDQFVLAKLEASSLRPAPPKSRTALLRRLYFDLIGLPPSSDEVQAFLDDESPDAVATVVDRLLASERFGERWGRHWLDLVRYAESRGHEYDFDALNAYQYRDYVIRALNADVPYDQFLREHIAGDLIDEPRLNPERGFNESLLGTGFWHLGEWVHSPVDTRKDETDRFDNMIDVLSKSMLAMTVSCARCHDHKFDAISMADYYSLSGFLQSSGFRQTRFESGEHNRRVAERLAELDDRYRRRLRELIGSAGLPAENEATAQRPSKGLPAPPTGAATRTLIDYAAATPREFMQDGFGFGQGARPAGELTISDAQGGPGLRLASAASAAFDPFWRGLESRSEDYINGPGRLDPKHWAGRTLRTPTIELATGEVHLLVRGGGRAFACVDSHRTVSPPLHQETIIEFPTSDEVRWVAMPLPRFRGARIHFEFCPNDDDRLEVLRVVERGEQADSVAHHDQPSIDGNEAEALRRWVAGEPLPPGIGAALAHRLAPIVRAPSEFLSAESARELQDLVGAWSVEREELRGKVMRASDLAMASMELNGEDDRLLIRGNSSSPAAVQPRRFLEAIDGGGPMSIPAGSGRAQLADRITDPQNPLTARVIVNRVWGHLMGDGIVRSPDNFGVLGQRPTHPELLDYLATEFVADGQSLKRLIRRLALTSTYAMSGRAGDDALSADPLNLLWSHLPPKRLEAEAIRDALLVLSGRYDPAMYGRPVPVHLTPFMQGRGRPKESGPLDGAGRRSIYVAVRRNFLPPMALAFDMPSPFSSMGRRTRSNVPAQALVLLNSPFVAEQTSAWAERTHAAAEDSHATARKLYVSGLGREPSEEELESLVEFVAAGPAVEGWAEAAHALVNSKEFIYLP encoded by the coding sequence GTGCAGCTTCGCTTTTCTTGGCTACTCGTCGCGATCCTTGTAGCAGGTTCCGGATCCCGCGCAGCAACTGCCGGCGGAGGTTTCTCCGGCGAGCAGCTGGAGTTCTTCGAGACCAAAGTCCGCCCGCTGCTGGCCGAGCACTGCTACGCGTGCCACAGCGCTAAGACGGGCAAGACCAAGGGCGGCGTGCGGCTGGACCACCGCGACATGCTCATCACGGGCGGCGACTCCGGGCCGGCCATCGTGCCGGGCGAGCCCGACGCCAGCCTGCTACTCGAGGCGGTTCGCTACGAGTCTTACCAGATGCCGCCCACGGGCAAGCTGCCCGACCAGGACATCCAGACGCTCGCCCGTTGGGTGGCGATGGGCGCCCCCTGGCCCGAGGAGCCGCTGCCCCAGCTCAACAGCGACGAGAAGGCGTTCGACCTGCCCGCCCGCCGCGAGGCCCACTGGGCGTGGCAACCGGTCGAGGCGCCCACACCGCCGGCCGTGGCCGACCCGCAGTGGCCAGCCGACCCGATCGATCAGTTCGTGCTCGCGAAGCTCGAGGCCAGTTCGCTCCGCCCCGCCCCGCCGAAGAGCCGCACCGCCCTGCTCCGCCGGCTGTACTTCGACCTGATCGGGCTGCCGCCCTCGTCCGACGAGGTGCAGGCGTTTCTTGATGACGAGTCGCCGGACGCGGTGGCGACGGTGGTCGACCGGCTGCTCGCGTCCGAGCGGTTCGGCGAGCGGTGGGGCCGGCACTGGCTCGACCTGGTGCGCTACGCCGAGTCGCGCGGGCACGAGTACGACTTCGACGCCCTGAACGCCTACCAGTACCGGGACTATGTGATCCGCGCGTTGAACGCCGACGTGCCGTACGACCAATTCCTGCGTGAGCACATCGCCGGCGACCTGATCGACGAGCCGCGACTCAACCCCGAACGCGGGTTCAACGAGTCGCTGCTTGGGACCGGTTTCTGGCACCTGGGCGAGTGGGTCCACTCGCCGGTCGACACGCGCAAGGACGAGACCGACCGCTTCGACAACATGATTGACGTGCTGAGCAAGTCGATGCTGGCGATGACCGTGTCCTGCGCCCGCTGCCACGACCACAAGTTCGATGCCATCTCGATGGCCGACTACTACTCCCTCAGCGGCTTCTTGCAGAGCAGCGGCTTCCGCCAGACGCGGTTCGAGTCGGGCGAGCACAACCGCCGCGTGGCGGAGCGGCTGGCGGAGCTCGACGACCGCTACCGCCGCCGGCTCCGCGAGCTGATCGGGTCCGCCGGCCTGCCGGCCGAGAACGAGGCCACGGCGCAGCGGCCGTCGAAGGGGCTGCCGGCGCCGCCGACCGGCGCAGCGACCCGCACGCTGATCGACTACGCCGCCGCGACGCCACGCGAGTTCATGCAGGACGGGTTTGGCTTCGGCCAGGGCGCCCGGCCCGCGGGAGAACTGACGATCTCTGACGCCCAGGGCGGCCCAGGACTGCGATTGGCGTCCGCCGCGAGCGCCGCCTTCGACCCGTTCTGGCGGGGCCTGGAGAGCCGATCGGAGGACTACATCAACGGCCCGGGCCGGCTCGACCCCAAGCACTGGGCGGGCCGCACCCTCCGCACCCCGACCATCGAGCTCGCCACCGGCGAGGTGCACCTGCTGGTCCGGGGCGGCGGGAGGGCGTTCGCGTGCGTCGACTCTCACCGCACGGTCTCCCCGCCGCTGCACCAGGAAACGATTATCGAGTTTCCCACCTCCGACGAGGTCCGCTGGGTGGCGATGCCGCTGCCGCGGTTCCGCGGCGCCCGCATTCATTTCGAGTTCTGCCCCAACGATGACGACCGGCTCGAGGTCCTGCGGGTCGTGGAACGGGGCGAACAAGCCGACTCGGTCGCCCACCATGACCAGCCGTCGATCGACGGGAACGAAGCCGAGGCGTTGCGGCGGTGGGTCGCCGGCGAGCCGCTTCCGCCCGGCATCGGCGCCGCGCTCGCGCACCGGCTCGCGCCGATCGTTCGGGCGCCTTCGGAGTTCCTGTCGGCTGAGTCGGCCCGCGAGCTGCAAGACCTAGTCGGCGCCTGGTCGGTCGAACGCGAGGAGCTCCGCGGCAAGGTGATGCGCGCGTCGGATCTTGCGATGGCGTCCATGGAGCTCAACGGCGAGGACGACCGCCTGCTGATCCGCGGCAACTCGTCTTCACCGGCGGCGGTCCAGCCCCGCCGGTTCCTCGAGGCGATCGACGGCGGCGGCCCGATGAGCATCCCTGCCGGGTCCGGCCGCGCGCAACTTGCCGACCGGATCACCGACCCGCAGAACCCGCTTACCGCGCGGGTGATCGTCAACCGCGTCTGGGGCCACCTGATGGGCGACGGCATCGTCCGTTCACCGGACAACTTCGGCGTGCTCGGCCAGCGGCCTACCCACCCAGAGCTGCTCGACTACCTGGCGACCGAATTCGTCGCGGACGGGCAGTCGCTCAAGCGGCTGATCCGTCGGCTCGCCCTGACCAGCACCTACGCCATGTCCGGCCGGGCGGGTGACGACGCGCTTTCGGCCGACCCGCTCAACCTGCTCTGGTCGCACCTGCCGCCCAAGCGGCTCGAGGCCGAGGCGATCCGCGATGCGCTGCTCGTGCTCTCCGGCCGGTACGACCCCGCCATGTACGGCCGCCCCGTGCCGGTGCACCTCACCCCGTTTATGCAGGGCCGCGGCCGGCCCAAGGAAAGCGGTCCGCTCGACGGCGCCGGGCGGCGTTCGATCTACGTCGCGGTGCGGCGTAACTTCCTGCCGCCAATGGCGCTGGCGTTCGACATGCCGTCGCCGTTCAGCTCGATGGGCCGCCGCACGCGGTCCAACGTGCCCGCCCAGGCGTTGGTGCTGCTGAACAGCCCGTTTGTCGCGGAGCAAACCTCGGCGTGGGCCGAGCGCACGCACGCCGCGGCCGAAGACTCCCACGCAACGGCCCGAAAGCTTTACGTTTCTGGCCTGGGCCGCGAGCCGTCGGAGGAAGAGCTGGAGTCGCTTGTCGAGTTTGTGGCCGCCGGCCCGGCGGTTGAGGGCTGGGCCGAGGCGGCGCACGCGCTGGTCAACTCCAAGGAATTCATCTACCTGCCATGA
- a CDS encoding MFS transporter: MAQPAGQKVGPAPQPEADPRYAWVMLPLAMLMQIGTSPGQTFGVSLFNEPIRQELGLSDSLLTGAYMIASLLAAVPLMAIGRRMDQHGLRRVSLSLVALVGLSCVVISQVHGPVGLTIAFFMLRAFGQGGLSLAASNTLGTWFVRRLGLASGLAGVGMSAAIAVLPLAYFELIERLGWRYAYLAIGLFTWVTLLPLLGLLYRNSPVVQDADTDHEVAALGPSLDLRAAMRTPAYWIAMNCAAMSGLIATAVFFNLVRLFELQGFTAAQAAAIFPTVAVAMALLQIKGGLLADYLPLRGLMAVAMASLGAGVLVLGTAHTLLMTQVGAALLGAGQGLMAVTGNTLWPRYFGRRHLGSIRSSVWTATVAACSAGPFIMGVTYDLTGGYGPSIWLFVGLAWASAAASAGWAVRPQTKPRSVPIELCGQGVA; encoded by the coding sequence ATGGCCCAACCCGCCGGTCAGAAAGTCGGCCCTGCGCCGCAACCCGAAGCCGACCCCCGCTACGCCTGGGTCATGCTGCCGCTGGCGATGCTGATGCAGATCGGCACCAGCCCGGGCCAGACGTTCGGCGTGTCGTTGTTCAACGAGCCGATCCGCCAGGAGCTGGGGCTGAGCGACAGCCTGCTGACCGGCGCGTACATGATCGCCAGCCTGCTGGCTGCCGTGCCGCTGATGGCGATTGGCAGGCGGATGGACCAGCACGGCCTGCGGCGGGTGTCGCTCTCGCTGGTGGCGTTGGTTGGGTTGTCGTGCGTGGTCATCTCACAGGTCCACGGACCGGTGGGGCTGACGATCGCGTTCTTCATGCTCCGCGCGTTCGGGCAGGGCGGGCTGTCGCTCGCGGCCAGCAACACGCTCGGCACGTGGTTCGTCCGCCGGCTGGGCCTCGCGTCCGGGCTGGCCGGCGTCGGCATGTCGGCGGCGATCGCGGTGCTGCCGCTGGCGTACTTCGAGCTCATCGAGCGGCTCGGCTGGCGCTACGCGTACCTGGCGATCGGCCTGTTCACGTGGGTGACGCTGCTGCCGCTGCTGGGCCTGCTCTACCGCAACAGCCCGGTGGTGCAGGACGCCGACACCGACCACGAGGTGGCGGCCCTAGGGCCTTCGCTCGACCTGCGGGCGGCGATGCGCACGCCGGCGTACTGGATCGCGATGAACTGCGCCGCGATGTCGGGGCTGATCGCCACCGCCGTGTTCTTCAACCTGGTGCGGCTGTTCGAGCTGCAGGGCTTCACCGCCGCGCAGGCCGCCGCGATCTTCCCCACGGTGGCGGTCGCGATGGCGCTGCTGCAGATCAAGGGCGGGCTGCTGGCCGACTACTTGCCGCTCCGCGGGCTGATGGCCGTGGCGATGGCCAGCCTGGGGGCCGGCGTGCTGGTGCTGGGGACCGCCCACACGCTGTTGATGACCCAGGTTGGCGCCGCGCTGCTGGGCGCTGGGCAGGGGCTGATGGCCGTTACCGGCAACACGCTGTGGCCCCGGTACTTTGGTCGCAGGCACCTCGGATCGATCCGCAGCTCGGTCTGGACCGCCACGGTCGCCGCGTGCAGCGCAGGCCCGTTCATCATGGGCGTCACGTACGACTTGACCGGCGGCTACGGGCCCTCGATCTGGCTGTTCGTCGGGTTGGCCTGGGCGTCCGCGGCCGCGTCGGCGGGCTGGGCCGTGCGGCCGCAGACGAAGCCGCGCAGCGTCCCGATCGAGCTGTGCGGACAGGGCGTCGCGTAA
- a CDS encoding TerC family protein, whose amino-acid sequence MQEFFSIQGLTTLVMLVLLQAVLGFDNLLYISIESKRAPEDQQSWVRRVGIVLAIGLRIVLLLVIMLLIDKVKEPLFKLAIPNPFASEMAAESDPAPAPEPLSPVGAEGPVTSAGKAAHDEHGGDRPGGSSYIFFGDFTLHSLITLFGGAFILYTAVKEVLHLLAVEHIEHGAEGQPTKPVGMVVTMIVIMNLVFSFDSILSAMALTSHFSRGPAFWLMAVAVVASGVLMIYLADTVSEFLKKNRMYEVLGLFVLFIVGVMLLGEGGHLAHLTLFSYHVEPMAKSTFYFTLAVLLAIDIVQAKYRKKLLAQRAHELQDDHV is encoded by the coding sequence ATGCAAGAATTCTTCTCCATCCAAGGCCTCACAACCCTGGTGATGCTGGTGCTGCTGCAGGCGGTGCTGGGGTTCGACAACCTGCTGTACATCTCGATCGAGTCGAAGCGGGCGCCGGAGGACCAGCAGTCGTGGGTGCGGCGGGTGGGGATCGTGTTGGCGATCGGGCTGCGGATCGTGCTGCTGCTGGTGATCATGCTGCTGATCGACAAGGTCAAGGAGCCGCTCTTCAAGCTGGCAATCCCAAACCCGTTCGCCAGCGAGATGGCGGCCGAGTCGGACCCGGCGCCCGCGCCCGAGCCGCTCTCGCCCGTTGGCGCCGAGGGCCCGGTGACCTCCGCCGGCAAGGCGGCCCACGACGAGCACGGCGGCGACCGACCGGGCGGTTCGTCCTACATCTTCTTTGGCGACTTCACGCTGCACAGCCTGATCACGCTGTTCGGCGGCGCGTTCATCCTCTACACCGCGGTCAAGGAGGTGCTGCACCTGCTGGCGGTGGAGCACATCGAGCACGGCGCCGAGGGCCAGCCCACCAAGCCGGTCGGCATGGTGGTGACCATGATCGTCATCATGAACCTGGTGTTCTCCTTCGACTCCATCCTGTCGGCGATGGCGCTCACCAGCCACTTCAGCCGCGGGCCCGCGTTCTGGCTGATGGCCGTGGCCGTGGTCGCGTCGGGCGTGCTGATGATCTACCTGGCGGACACCGTCTCGGAGTTCCTCAAGAAGAACCGCATGTACGAGGTGCTCGGCCTGTTTGTGCTGTTCATCGTCGGCGTGATGCTGCTGGGCGAGGGCGGTCATCTGGCCCACCTGACGCTGTTCTCCTACCACGTGGAGCCGATGGCGAAGTCCACCTTCTACTTCACGCTGGCGGTGCTGCTGGCGATCGACATCGTCCAGGCCAAGTACCGCAAGAAGCTGCTTGCGCAGCGGGCCCACGAGCTGCAGGACGATCACGTCTAG